From Neisseria musculi, the proteins below share one genomic window:
- the trhA gene encoding PAQR family membrane homeostasis protein TrhA, with amino-acid sequence MYAGEKFNAYSHLAGTVLAVAGLVLLLVKAAGTPDVYKIISAAAYGICLIVLYAGSTVYHSVPQPKVKAVLQKVDHCAIYLLIAGSYTPFTLVSLRGAWGWSLFGVSWGLAAFGIAQELTIGRKSEKRLLSMVLYVLMGWLVLVAIYPLAKSLPPAGLFWLVLGGLLYSAGIYWFVNDEKIKHGHGIWHLFVLGGSLAQFACVYFYVI; translated from the coding sequence ATGTACGCAGGCGAAAAATTTAACGCATACAGCCATTTGGCAGGCACGGTGTTGGCTGTGGCCGGGCTGGTGCTGCTGCTGGTGAAAGCGGCGGGCACGCCCGATGTGTATAAAATCATCAGCGCGGCCGCCTACGGCATTTGCCTGATTGTGCTTTATGCCGGCTCCACGGTTTACCACAGTGTGCCGCAGCCGAAAGTGAAAGCCGTGCTGCAAAAGGTGGATCATTGCGCAATTTATCTTTTGATTGCAGGCAGTTATACGCCGTTTACCCTGGTGTCGCTGCGCGGTGCATGGGGCTGGTCTCTGTTCGGCGTGTCGTGGGGGTTGGCGGCATTCGGTATTGCCCAGGAGCTGACCATCGGCAGGAAAAGCGAAAAACGCCTGCTGTCGATGGTATTGTATGTATTGATGGGCTGGCTGGTGCTGGTGGCCATATACCCGCTGGCCAAGAGCCTGCCGCCGGCAGGGCTGTTTTGGCTGGTGTTGGGCGGCCTGCTTTACAGTGCGGGGATTTACTGGTTTGTGAACGATGAAAAAATCAAACACGGCCACGGCATTTGGCATCTGTTTGTGCTCGGCGGCAGTTTGGCGCAGTTTGCCTGCGTGTATTTTTATGTGATTTAG
- the mscL gene encoding large conductance mechanosensitive channel protein MscL yields MSLAQEFKEFIMRGNVIDLAVGMVIGTAFSGIVKSLVDDVIMPPIGILIGGVDFSNLFITLKEGANAPEAGYATLAAAQEAGAVTLNVGLFINTIISFLIIAAAIFVVIKLINKLKREAPAVEEAPAEPSEEVLLLREIRDSLNKK; encoded by the coding sequence ATGTCTTTAGCACAAGAATTTAAAGAATTTATTATGCGCGGTAACGTGATCGATCTCGCGGTCGGTATGGTTATCGGCACAGCGTTCAGCGGCATTGTAAAATCTTTGGTTGATGATGTGATTATGCCCCCTATCGGTATTTTGATCGGCGGCGTGGACTTCTCAAACCTGTTTATCACCTTGAAAGAGGGGGCCAATGCGCCTGAAGCCGGCTATGCCACTTTGGCTGCCGCGCAGGAAGCCGGTGCGGTTACGCTGAATGTGGGTCTGTTTATCAACACCATCATCAGCTTTCTGATTATCGCCGCTGCCATTTTCGTGGTGATCAAGCTGATCAACAAACTGAAACGCGAAGCGCCGGCTGTTGAAGAAGCGCCGGCCGAGCCTTCCGAAGAAGTGCTGCTGTTGCGCGAAATCCGCGACTCTTTGAACAAAAAATAA